aataataataataataataataattattattattattattattactacatattataaaataaaactataccaataatatttttttattttcgtgtaatattcttaatttttctaattattattcttaattttaactttttagtagtcaataaaatataaatcaaaaatAAGCTCCCAAATTCTGAACATACTgatataaaactaaatataaaaaaaaatatatatatataagacagAATATATTACggttgagtgcaaaagtttgtacaccccataacaaacaaaaaatctggAGTAGTTCTTCCttctattttaattaattgattgaaacattattattaattgtaaaatCGAGGCATGAAAAAGCGCTCCAGTCTTTTTGATCGTATCCCTTCAGGACGTTTGGTTCCAGCAGAATGAGAAAAGCGTCCGAGGCGGCGTGGGTTCGCTGAGCCGCTCCGTTTCAGCACCTCTGATTGGTGTGAAGTCTTTGTGTGCACGGCTCAGATTTAGTGGCCCTTCACAGGAGGAGCAGAATTCCAGGAAACGCCTCGGTGAAGTGGCCCTTCAGGGGCACCGTAAATCAGCTCCTGAGAGCGAGACGCAACTTCCTGTTGACAGCAGCTCGGGCGTCTCGCAAAAGCTCGGAATTTCGCCACAaagatttgctgttataataatctccgtTCTTCTGGGAAGACCTTCAACTAGATTCTGGGTTCTGTGATTGGGATGATTTGTAAAGTCAggggttctgatgtaggtgaggtgaggtgaggaggcctggggtgcagtcagcgttcacattcatcccaaacgggttgaggtcagagctctacagcaggtcgctcaagatcttccatccCATGGCAAGCAGTTCTTCATGAACAGTTTATGAAATAATCACATGTCCCTGGAAAAGGGATAATTGCGGGCTCTGGGCTACTGATCGGAATGTCGGAAGTTCAAGCCCCTGTACCGCCAAGCTGCCCCTTTTGGGGGCCTTGAGCAATTTAATGAACTTCAGAAGCTGAAAACCATAAAGTCTGAAAAGTTGCATGAGCTTTAGGAGCTCCAGAGATGGAGATATGTGGAGATGTGAGAAACTTGCAGAAGCCTCTGCTCATTTCGAAGAGCTTCACCCACCTGAAGGTCCGGAGGACGGAGTTAATATCGTTGATGATCTCGCTCATGGTGACACCCAGAGGCCCGATGATGTCTTCGAGACTGGAACACACAGCAGGACGTTGATGTTCAGACGTGTTATACTCATTAATATGAAGAAGAGAAGATAAACTGATGATTTCAGACCTTCTGCACAGCTTCTTCACAACGATGCTTCTCTGGATCGCTCGCTGAGCGCGAGAGTCGACCAGCGGCAACGGCGGGACGTTCTCGCGGTCCTAAAAGAtcgcaaacaaaacacacacacacacacacacacacacaccattcaggCATGAGATGATACACACTGTAGGTGCACAGTGGTGCTGTGCCTCCAACAGTTTGTAAAGAAGCACATatcgggtgtccaaatacttttggtcaGAGATTAATGTTATatgtataaacaaacaaacaaacaaaaaacaccttATCGATGTCACCGGTCTCTTAAACTTTTCCTCTATTTataattacaaagaaaaaattttggaaagggaaaataaataacataaaaaaaatatttaaattaaaaaaggttttaatataaaataagaataatttttgttttaatatattatatataatataccactttgtgtatatataaataaatataaaaaaaaatgtattgagttttttttcacagaaatcTCAGATAAATCCAAGCCATCACCTTTGCTGTAGATCCCCAGGTATTAAATAAGCGCCATCTAGTGTTCAGGGTAATAAGGACAAGGCCACTCGAGTTCATGGACAAAAAAACtcctatttttaaataaaattatatttaacatcCTGCTCTCCAATAACATGTCCATTCTACATCATTACTGTCTGACCTGCAGTAAccccactcactctctcactctctttctctgcaaCATTCACACATTTCTGGTTTCCAGGATTGGCATTAAAGTTAAGGAAATCCTCACACACTCTTGCATAGCGCCCTCGTGTGGACTCTGTCAGTAACAGCAGATCTAAGCTAAATCTCCCAggcagtgtgttgtgtttgctCACCTCAGTGTGCGTTTGCACCTTCTCAGGCAGGACACACTCTCCTCTGTAAAACTCGTGCACTTGAAGCTCCAGCATCTGCGTCTCTCTCCTCAGAGTCTCGTAATCGGGTGCTGCGGCAGAAGCTGCATCTCCTGAACACTTCACCTTCTCTACGTCCTCCAGGTCGTCTTCATCCAGTTCCTCCTCATCGCCGTCGCTCTGCGGCTCGGCCTCAGCGTAGGAGGTGGAACCTGGTCCACACAGGAACCTTACAGGTACAAACCCGAGTTGAGATTTTACACGTAAAAATGAAAGCTCGGGGCAGGGCTATGATTCAACACACAAACTGAAGTAGTTTTAGTCTTTGGTTCTttcattgtgatgattttggctcacatttaacaaaaaccctccaaatgtttttttttattggttttatgaAGTTCTGATTTTTTGAGATTTTTGAGTGGGTTTTTGTTCATCacaagtaaaagaaataaacacttgaaatatatcagtgtgtgtgtgatgaatctatataaatgtaccagtttcactttttatatcaaattactaaaataaataaacttttaatgatattctaatttattaaaatgcagCTGTATATAATGATCATCGATCAATCaggtaaatattttaatgattttttccatttatttattattgaataaatgtaatttgtaccAATTTAATCtgttaatcaatttaattaatttaataaaaagtatTGCATTAATAAGACTATTtgtatacaataatatttttttgaataaaacagggaatttattaactttttattttttttgttttaactgtTCACATATAGATGCACATTTCTAGCTGAACTTGTAGGAAACGTACCTCGCGGTCTCCTCGGTTCTCCACTCCATCAGCGTGCGTGTGAGACATTCCATTAGGCTGAGCGTGACCACTGGAGCTTCGGCTCTCGTTCTCCCGGAGCTCTTCAGCAGATTCCGGAGTCCGGCGGCGGTTTGTTTACTCATCCCCACTCGGGAGATGTTGAGGCTCGTTCCATCCGAGTCTGAAAGAGCGACCTGATCTAGAACATTGCTGGTTTCCTCCACTGATAAGGAGTCACTGATTGCTTGAGAGACCTGAGCACCATCGCTGCGCGTTTCTCTCTCGCTCCTCGCTCCTGATGTTTGAGGGTCACCTTCAcatgtttgttgtttgtctCCGCCCTGTCTGGGCAGATCACCCCAGTGAACATGTCTCCTGTGTTGCTGCTGTGGTCTGGACACCACACTGGACACGAAGCCctgctcctcctcttcctcatcatcaccaccatcaccactctcCTCACCATCACCGATGCCTCTGTGAGAACCGGTGCTTTCTGGGATCGGATTCTCGATGTCTGATGTGGTCACATGTCTGTCTGATAGCTTCACCTCCAGACCTGAAGTACCtctgagagaagagaagagaaggagagagagcaGCATGAGCACTGCAGCCCGTATACGTACAGATTTTACAGAAAGGTGGAAATAAAATGAGGTGCACGTACCCATCTCCTTTCTTCAACAACTTCACCTCAGAAGGTCtggatgagagagaaagagaagaaagagagaagtgaTGGATCGCTCTTCCACTCACACCCTTCGAAATAATCCCACACACTCTTACAGGAATGCTAACCAATCCCAATTGCTCCTGGAGGAATTCTCACCAAGATCATCATCTCCTCAACGAATTCCAACACAACCCCTGCAGACCAACCTCAACCAAACGACCCCTACCCGACCGATCCTTTCCTCTCTCTAGAGAGATCCTGTCTGCTCTCGAGGACGGAAGTTCTGATCACCCTTTCTAGGAGGACTTCTGACCAAACCGAAGTTTTTTTATGGAAATGATCTGCTTTCTCATAGCAATTCTGACTAAACCATCCAGTACCAGGAGaactttctatatatatatatatttatatatacacatatcgTCCTTAACCACTCTTTGGGTTTCAGGGTCACATCTTGACTGTGAGAAGATCATAAACAATGTGCATGTAAATCACTCTACCTCTCCTCCTTCCTCAGCCACAGCGGTGATTTGGAAATCTGGACCTCCAGATATTTCGAAGCTTTGTAGCAGAAATTGCAACAGAAGCACTGAAACATCgggaaaatattttaatgataaaatgtataaaaataaatgtatctatAGATATTTCATTGCGTTCCTGTAAACGTTCTTCACCTTGCGCTCTGTGATTTCATACACCTTGTTGGTCTTGGTGGAAATTTTAAACCGTTGCCTCGGAACCTGGAATTTATACAGAAATGTAAATACCACAGGAGATAAATggattatagaaatatatattcacacacaaacaatgtggacaaaagtattgggacaccagacttttccagccataacgTGGTTCTTCCTTAAAGGCTTtagagaccaaaacctgttccagcaggacaaagcccctgtgcataaagccagctccatgaatgggaagtgtgtggaagatctcctgatatagAGGTCTACTgaaaaacctttgggatgaatataaacgctgactgcaccccctaGGCCTCCtaaccttctcacctacatcagtaccatgACTCCACAAGAACATCATGGATCATCTTCCCGGAAGACTGgacattattataacagcaaatagggattaaatgttaatgttcaAAAAGAGCACAGGAAACATAtctttaggtgtccacaaacttttggccaaacATGAAACCAAGAGAGGTTTCTACTTACGTTAACAAGTTTGTTGGAGCAGACTGGGTACCCACACATTTTGGCGATGGAACGTTCCTCTACTGCATCTCTGTAGTTTGCTGGCGTGATCAGTCTTGCCTGGAGAGCAcgtatcatcaccatcatcatcatcatcatgccaGAAACAGAAATCGCAGTCAGCTACTTACACAGTCGACCAGGAAATCCTCAGTCACGCTGTCGTCCAGGAGCCTCTCCACCACCTGAAGAGCTCTCCTCTCCAACTCAAGCCTCTCCCTCAGACTCTCCTTCAAAATCTCCTTCCTGACCAGAAGGAAGTGGAATTTACATCTTCAAACCATTAACAAATCCTATCCAATCACTACCTATTTACCTcctacctatctatctacctacctacaatattttctctctcttcattcctTTTATCAGTATCCAGTGTACCAGAACGGGATGTTTTTATGGATTACTAATCATAAGGTTAGTGGTTCAAGTCCCATCATTGCCAGGTTGCTACTAtgtggcccttgagcaaggtatTTAACCCGATCTGCTCCAGAGGTGCCGCCTATCTGCCCCTGTGCTCTGATTCCTGCTCCAGGCAGACTGGGATATGTGAACAGTTACAGCGCTGGCTCTACTGGTAACACTCTGGGTTTCTGATCTGGTCaggagttcaagccccagtgctgccactgctgggccctggAGCAAGGCCCCTAATGCGCGTTGCTCTGGTGGACAAAGGGGATATGTGGAAAAGGGATTTTCCTGTGCTGGTGGGTATAGGTGATAAATAAAGGCTGGATGATGCGTGTTAAAACAGGGAAAAacttatatatgtgtatatatagaggatAAGGATTAGGAATCTGTGtcctgtatatatacagtatatgatgtGGGAAATATTCATTACCTTCTGGCCTCCTCTTCAgcagacctcctcacctgaGCTGCTTTTCCATCTGGAGTAATCACAAGGGTTCAATTGGatttgatatatatacacacatatttacacagtaccagtcaaaggtttggacacatcTTCTACTTCagtggtttttctttctttctttcttttttggaaGACTTTGCACACTCTTTTCATTATCTCATTCCAGTCAACTGGAATTAAATGATAATTTAGTATcagtaataaataagtaatgaTGGATCTTTTTCCTTAACTGAG
The genomic region above belongs to Silurus meridionalis isolate SWU-2019-XX chromosome 20, ASM1480568v1, whole genome shotgun sequence and contains:
- the rpap2 gene encoding putative RNA polymerase II subunit B1 CTD phosphatase rpap2; protein product: MDAGGRRRARVSRAKTDGKAAQVRRSAEEEARRKEILKESLRERLELERRALQVVERLLDDSVTEDFLVDCARLITPANYRDAVEERSIAKMCGYPVCSNKLVNVPRQRFKISTKTNKVYEITERKCFCCNFCYKASKYLEVQISKSPLWLRKEERPSEVKLLKKGDGGTSGLEVKLSDRHVTTSDIENPIPESTGSHRGIGDGEESGDGGDDEEEEEQGFVSSVVSRPQQQHRRHVHWGDLPRQGGDKQQTCEGDPQTSGARSERETRSDGAQVSQAISDSLSVEETSNVLDQVALSDSDGTSLNISRVGMSKQTAAGLRNLLKSSGRTRAEAPVVTLSLMECLTRTLMEWRTEETARFLCGPGSTSYAEAEPQSDGDEEELDEDDLEDVEKVKCSGDAASAAAPDYETLRRETQMLELQVHEFYRGECVLPEKVQTHTEDRENVPPLPLVDSRAQRAIQRSIVVKKLCRSLEDIIGPLGVTMSEIINDINSVLRTFRFTNVNIIHKPPEWTLIAVVLLTVLAEVSPSLRESMTRTCSVDYISSLMKELGLKDEDLQSLVKLLRPPRNACATVSATECRVDS